The Thermomonospora amylolytica sequence GCCGACTACCAGGTCGCCCTGCTGATCCCGGTCACCCCCAAGCACGATCCGGTGCGCATCGAGGACTGCCCGGCGGGCCGCGCGTTCGCCTCCCAGCGGCCGGTGCCCGAGCCGTTCGGCGAACGGTTCGCGATCGAGTCCGGCGGCCGGCTGCACCTGCCCCTCACGGTCCACGGGGACCGCATGGGCGTGCTGACCGTCACCCTGGCCCGGATGCCGGACGCCGACGAGGTCGACGAACTGGTCGCCGCCGCGGCCGTGGTGTCCCGCGCCCTGGCGGTCGCCGACACCAGGACCGACGCCTTCCGCCGGATCCGGCGCCGCGCCCGCCTCACCCTCGCCGCCGAGATCCAGTGGGATCTGCTGCCGGGCCGCGCCTGCGTCACCGACGAGTACTCCCTGGCCGGTCAGCTCGAACCCGCGTACGCCGTGTGGGGCGACAACTTCGACTGGGCGGCCGCGTCCGACCACCTCACCGTCACCGTCACCAACGGCATGGGGCAGGGCATCGACGCCGCCCTGCTCACCCACCTGTCGATAGGCGCCCTGCGCAACGCCCGGCGTTCCGGCGCCGACCTGACCGAGCAGGCGGCCATGGCCAACCAGGCCGTCTACGCCCAGCACGCCGGCGACCGCTATGTCGGCACCCTGCTGCTGCGCTTCGACCTGGAGGCGGGCGTGCTGCGGGCCGTCGACGCCGGGTCCCCCCGGATGTTCCGGCTGCGCGACGGCGCCGTCACGCCCATCGCGCTGGAGCAGCAGATGCCGCTGGGGATGTTCGGCGACACCGAGTACGTCGAGCAGGAGATCCCGCTGCGGTCCGGCGACCGGCTGGTCGTCGTCAGCGACGGGGTCCACGACTCCCTGTCCGCGGACGGCCGCAGCTACGGGGCCCTCGGCCTGCTCAGCGCCCTGCGCCGGACCCGGCTGCAGAACCCGCCCGAGGTCGTCCGCACCCTGATCCGCGAGCTGCTCGCCTACACCCGCGACAACGAGCTCGCCGACGACGCCGTCATCGTCTGCCTGGACTGGACCGGCCGCTCCGCCGGCACGCCGCGGTAGACCCGGCCGGGTGAGCGGGGCCCCTTTCTTTCTGCATGGGGTGCCATTAGCGTGGCGGGCGGCTCTTCCGGCACCGGCGTCCTCGGACGGCCTGCGGGCAGTCACCACCGGCGGGGTGCCCGGCGACCCGGCTGGACGCCGATGCCGAGGAGGGCCGTAAGCTGCTCCGGCGCGCCGCGGCGGAGCCGGCCGCCCTGGTGGCGGGCCGGTCAGGCCGGGCGGCGACGGAACGATGACCCTCATCGATCCCGGAGACGACACCGCCGTGCCGGCGGATGGAGGACCGACCCCGTGATCCCGCCCCTCCCGAACGGATTCCGCATCACCCTGGACGCCGCCACCAGACGGCTCGCCGAGGGACTGTGGTTCGGCGGCTCCCCGGCCCGTGTCATGCGGCTGAGCGACGCGGGCCTGGCCGCCTGGCGGGAACTGGCCGACGGCCCCGTCTCCTCGCCGGTCACGGGCGCCCTGGCCCGCCGCCTCACCGACGCGGGCCTGGCGCATCCGTGCCCTCCCGGCATCGACGCGGCCGACGTGACCGTGGTGATCCCCGTCCTGGACCGCCCGGCCCTGCTGGACCGCTGCCTGTCCGCGCTCGGCGACCGGCACCCCGTCCTGGTGGTCGACGACGGATCGGCCGACGGGGCCGCCATCGCCGAGGTCGCCCGCCGCCACGGGGCCAAGCTCGTGCGGCGGCCGGTGAACGGCGGTCCCGCCGCCGCCCGCAACACCGGGCTGGAGCACACCGCCGGTGAGCTGGTCGCCTTCATCGACAGCGACTG is a genomic window containing:
- a CDS encoding PP2C family protein-serine/threonine phosphatase; translated protein: MISERLSALELALWQAQPHAVADAARTAVTAAFSARNTEIWLADYQVALLIPVTPKHDPVRIEDCPAGRAFASQRPVPEPFGERFAIESGGRLHLPLTVHGDRMGVLTVTLARMPDADEVDELVAAAAVVSRALAVADTRTDAFRRIRRRARLTLAAEIQWDLLPGRACVTDEYSLAGQLEPAYAVWGDNFDWAAASDHLTVTVTNGMGQGIDAALLTHLSIGALRNARRSGADLTEQAAMANQAVYAQHAGDRYVGTLLLRFDLEAGVLRAVDAGSPRMFRLRDGAVTPIALEQQMPLGMFGDTEYVEQEIPLRSGDRLVVVSDGVHDSLSADGRSYGALGLLSALRRTRLQNPPEVVRTLIRELLAYTRDNELADDAVIVCLDWTGRSAGTPR